The proteins below come from a single Eubacterium limosum genomic window:
- the fdhF gene encoding formate dehydrogenase subunit alpha — MVNLTIDNQKVSVPEGTTILNAAKEVGIDIPTLCYFKGFDPEGSCRMCLVEVVGARRLETACSTPVGEGMVVYTNNAVVRKARRFVLKMLFSDHTFDCFTCYKFGTCRFVDLNGNCIEYDEVKSFGQSLEKGQPIDDSSPFYTYDPNKCILCNRCVKVCEHLQCNHVLAKCDRGYETNINPVFDMLRGDKNSNCVNCGNCIAECPTGALAPKKFMPLPYTDTVETICPYCGVGCTLKLKVRDNKITDVMSVPGNVNNNLLCVKGRFAHDFVASEDRLKTPLIRKNGVLEEATWEEAYDLITQKLKEAISEGPQAVAGFSSARCTNEENYLFQKFIRSVGKTNNVDHCARLCHASTVAGLAKSFGSGAMTNSIEEVDVMDVILVSGSNTTETHPVIGAKIKQRVQKGAALIVAEPRKIELAKYADVYLQIKPGTNVALFNGLMKAILDEHLEDRDFINERTENFDALEEYLNTITVEECAEICGVDPEEMRKAARLYATKDKGGIFYSMGVTQHATGTDGVMSTANLAMITGKIGREGCGVNPLRGQNNVQGACDMGALPGDFTGYQKTNNPDVLAKFEQAWGTELPTNAGHTITEIVDDVDKNIVKFLYIMGENPLVSDPNTNHVKEAFEKANFIALQDIFLTETSEYADVVLPAMVYAEKDGTFTNTERRVQLLRKAVKAPGVAKEDWRIICELAQRMGSEGFNFNSSAEIMDEIASVTPSYAGVSHERLERGDRIQWPCPDKESEGTKFLHKGQFTRGKGMFNVAHYIAPEDQPDETYPMILMTGRILQHYHTRTMTKRTAGIQEIVGDPFFEINPKTAEENGFSEGQFIQVTSPRGSVTAKAVYNKGIQENTLFMPFHYGDKGANCLTGGKVDPIAKIPPFKVCKVFLEEAK, encoded by the coding sequence ATGGTAAATTTAACAATTGACAATCAGAAAGTGAGCGTTCCCGAGGGCACTACGATCCTTAACGCCGCTAAAGAAGTAGGGATTGATATCCCGACTTTGTGCTATTTTAAAGGCTTTGATCCTGAAGGAAGCTGCAGGATGTGCCTTGTTGAAGTGGTAGGAGCCAGAAGACTGGAGACCGCTTGTTCAACACCGGTAGGCGAAGGGATGGTCGTCTATACGAATAATGCGGTTGTTCGTAAAGCACGCCGCTTTGTCTTAAAAATGCTTTTCTCAGATCATACATTTGATTGCTTTACCTGCTACAAATTCGGCACCTGTCGTTTTGTCGATCTAAATGGGAATTGTATCGAGTATGACGAAGTGAAAAGCTTTGGTCAATCTTTGGAAAAGGGTCAGCCAATCGATGACTCAAGTCCTTTTTATACTTATGATCCCAACAAATGTATTTTATGTAATCGTTGCGTTAAGGTTTGTGAACACCTTCAGTGCAATCATGTTTTAGCAAAATGCGACCGTGGTTACGAAACAAATATTAATCCAGTTTTCGATATGCTGCGCGGTGATAAAAACTCAAACTGTGTAAACTGTGGAAATTGTATTGCCGAATGCCCTACAGGAGCACTGGCGCCGAAAAAGTTCATGCCGCTGCCTTATACCGATACGGTAGAAACAATTTGCCCTTATTGTGGCGTAGGCTGTACTTTGAAATTAAAGGTTCGGGATAACAAGATTACAGATGTTATGAGTGTTCCGGGCAATGTTAACAATAATCTTCTTTGTGTTAAAGGGCGCTTTGCCCATGATTTTGTGGCCAGTGAGGATCGTCTGAAAACGCCGCTTATTCGAAAAAATGGCGTTTTGGAAGAAGCAACCTGGGAAGAAGCTTATGATCTGATTACTCAGAAGCTGAAAGAAGCGATTTCAGAAGGCCCGCAGGCTGTGGCAGGTTTTTCGTCAGCCCGCTGTACCAATGAAGAAAACTATTTGTTCCAGAAATTTATCCGATCAGTCGGTAAGACGAACAATGTTGACCATTGTGCGCGACTTTGTCATGCCTCTACCGTTGCTGGGCTGGCTAAATCCTTTGGAAGCGGTGCTATGACAAACAGCATCGAAGAAGTGGATGTGATGGATGTTATTCTCGTCAGCGGTTCAAATACCACTGAGACACATCCTGTCATCGGTGCTAAGATCAAGCAGCGAGTACAGAAAGGCGCGGCGCTGATTGTGGCGGAACCGCGTAAAATTGAACTGGCAAAATATGCCGATGTATATCTTCAGATCAAGCCAGGCACCAATGTTGCCCTGTTTAATGGTTTGATGAAAGCGATTTTAGATGAACATCTGGAAGACCGTGATTTTATTAACGAGCGGACTGAAAATTTCGATGCGCTTGAAGAATATTTAAACACAATTACAGTAGAAGAATGTGCTGAGATATGTGGAGTTGATCCCGAAGAAATGCGCAAGGCAGCACGTTTATATGCGACTAAGGATAAAGGCGGCATTTTCTATTCAATGGGTGTGACCCAGCACGCTACCGGAACCGATGGTGTTATGAGTACCGCTAATCTGGCAATGATAACCGGCAAGATTGGCCGTGAAGGTTGTGGTGTTAACCCGCTTCGTGGTCAGAATAACGTCCAGGGGGCCTGTGATATGGGGGCTCTTCCAGGCGATTTTACAGGCTACCAGAAGACGAATAACCCAGACGTTCTTGCGAAATTTGAGCAGGCCTGGGGAACAGAGCTGCCGACAAATGCAGGCCATACGATTACGGAAATTGTTGACGATGTGGATAAAAACATCGTGAAGTTTTTATATATTATGGGTGAAAACCCACTGGTTTCTGATCCCAACACAAACCATGTTAAGGAAGCCTTTGAGAAGGCAAACTTTATCGCACTCCAGGATATTTTTCTGACTGAAACGTCAGAATATGCGGATGTTGTTCTGCCAGCAATGGTTTATGCCGAAAAAGACGGTACATTCACCAATACCGAGCGCCGGGTCCAGCTGCTCAGAAAAGCTGTAAAGGCGCCTGGCGTGGCCAAAGAGGACTGGCGTATCATCTGTGAGCTTGCACAGCGTATGGGCTCTGAAGGCTTTAATTTTAACAGCTCAGCCGAAATTATGGATGAAATCGCATCGGTCACCCCGAGCTATGCCGGTGTGTCACACGAGCGTTTGGAACGCGGCGACCGAATTCAGTGGCCATGCCCTGACAAAGAATCAGAAGGTACTAAATTCCTGCATAAAGGCCAGTTTACGCGCGGAAAAGGCATGTTCAATGTTGCGCACTACATTGCACCGGAAGATCAGCCGGATGAAACCTATCCGATGATTCTCATGACTGGACGTATTCTGCAGCATTATCATACCCGCACGATGACTAAGAGAACTGCGGGCATTCAGGAGATTGTTGGAGATCCTTTCTTCGAAATTAATCCCAAAACGGCTGAAGAAAACGGATTTTCAGAAGGTCAGTTTATTCAGGTAACATCGCCAAGAGGTTCTGTAACCGCAAAAGCAGTCTATAATAAAGGAATTCAGGAAAACACCCTGTTTATGCCATTCCATTATGGTGACAAGGGTGCCAATTGCCTGACCGGCGGTAAGGTCGATCCGATCGCTAAGATTCCACCGTTCAAGGTTTGTAAAGTCTTTTTAGAAGAAGCAAAATAA
- a CDS encoding molybdenum cofactor guanylyltransferase: protein MKKYKTAAILVGGKSTRMGKDKKNLVISGKALLQSIIDQLAALFDEIIIVGCSEDEIVGIHGITGVYPDILDISASLTGIYTALLYSQSDYVYVTACDMPNYDLAFIRHMMTLLEENPDKKGCVTRYKEWIEPFNAFYSRDLLPSAERFLKSGRKSVFHYLSRENIYYIAEKDARIYTPDWRLFCNLNTPGDLSKHLKGVGDVSEIGRNCKDHAKRRQKGL, encoded by the coding sequence ATGAAAAAGTATAAAACAGCTGCCATCCTGGTTGGTGGAAAAAGCACCAGAATGGGAAAGGATAAAAAAAACCTCGTCATTTCAGGTAAAGCACTGTTGCAATCCATTATTGACCAGCTGGCCGCTTTGTTTGATGAAATAATCATAGTCGGCTGCAGTGAGGATGAGATTGTCGGTATTCATGGCATTACAGGTGTATATCCGGATATTTTGGATATCTCAGCATCCCTGACAGGAATCTATACCGCCTTGCTTTACAGCCAGTCAGACTATGTTTATGTCACAGCCTGTGATATGCCTAATTATGATTTGGCTTTTATTCGGCATATGATGACACTTTTAGAAGAAAATCCTGATAAAAAAGGCTGTGTCACACGTTATAAAGAGTGGATTGAGCCCTTCAATGCTTTTTATTCAAGGGACTTGCTGCCATCAGCAGAGCGTTTTTTAAAAAGTGGAAGAAAGAGCGTTTTTCATTACTTAAGCCGGGAAAATATTTATTATATAGCAGAGAAGGATGCTCGTATTTACACGCCGGATTGGCGCCTTTTTTGTAATTTAAACACCCCTGGAGATTTATCAAAGCATTTAAAAGGAGTTGGCGATGTCAGTGAAATTGGAAGAAATTGTAAAGATCACGCCAAGAGGCGCCAAAAGGGTCTTTGA
- the fdhD gene encoding formate dehydrogenase accessory sulfurtransferase FdhD, with the protein MSVKLEEIVKITPRGAKRVFDPMVEEYPVTLYLNGQKMISLMSTPQNLKELGVGFFYLKGLIKDIHQVNKIEIERSTVKTGAAVYIDSHERTSKLKDFFELSEESILTRNEEKQTYPFEADFQTVLKRYGLTEKGIFEMMEGFSQKSELFVKTGGVHSIGLYEKGEAVLFYDDVSRYNTYNKLFGGILLNQITPENKMLLTTGRIPSEVMTWIIQNGIRCVLSISAPTNGSVQLARKHGVTLMGFVRGERLNLYA; encoded by the coding sequence ATGTCAGTGAAATTGGAAGAAATTGTAAAGATCACGCCAAGAGGCGCCAAAAGGGTCTTTGACCCAATGGTTGAGGAGTATCCGGTTACGTTGTATCTTAATGGACAGAAAATGATCTCATTGATGAGTACGCCCCAAAATTTAAAAGAGCTGGGTGTCGGCTTTTTTTATCTGAAAGGTCTTATAAAGGATATTCATCAGGTAAATAAAATAGAAATTGAGCGAAGTACTGTTAAGACAGGAGCGGCTGTTTATATTGACAGCCATGAGAGGACATCGAAATTAAAAGATTTTTTTGAATTGTCTGAGGAGAGCATTCTCACAAGGAATGAAGAAAAACAGACCTATCCCTTTGAGGCCGATTTTCAAACAGTATTGAAACGATACGGGTTGACGGAAAAAGGCATTTTTGAAATGATGGAAGGCTTCAGCCAGAAGTCGGAGCTTTTTGTAAAAACTGGCGGAGTGCACAGCATTGGTCTGTATGAAAAGGGAGAAGCCGTGCTGTTCTACGATGACGTCAGCCGCTACAATACCTATAATAAGCTGTTTGGCGGTATTTTGCTGAACCAAATCACCCCTGAAAACAAAATGCTTCTAACAACTGGCAGGATTCCAAGCGAGGTAATGACTTGGATCATCCAAAATGGTATTCGTTGTGTTTTATCCATTTCTGCGCCTACAAACGGAAGCGTTCAGCTGGCCAGAAAGCATGGAGTGACCTTGATGGGATTTGTAAGGGGAGAGCGACTGAATTTATACGCCTGA
- a CDS encoding Mbeg1-like protein: MLCHSQLNLLSQLTALPLPVHPEDLPIPISEMVAVHRRHYPKLAGDAAMTSKEWRHSLELIQKDSALMSLQILSQADEPRNGLYGLCFSSDSPETGIITFRGTVGLGGWIDNYKGAFSAETDQQKNALRFYEYCKKKFGFSNFDLAGHSKGGNDAQYITILNGECVNQCVSFNSPGFSADFIGKYYHQIKKNREKITAYEGAYDIVNILLTSIAGKRLVIETGSKTPKNNHKPNHILNAFGHIGLPGKRHPLYNSIQNMTVAMTFAVFQAKRNLKRKNKKNPA, from the coding sequence ATGCTTTGTCATAGCCAATTGAATCTTTTAAGCCAGCTAACAGCCCTTCCACTTCCTGTTCATCCGGAGGACCTGCCCATCCCTATTTCTGAGATGGTGGCTGTTCACCGCCGTCATTATCCAAAACTGGCAGGCGACGCAGCCATGACCTCTAAAGAGTGGCGCCATTCTCTGGAGCTTATTCAGAAAGACAGTGCTCTGATGTCCCTTCAGATTCTCAGTCAGGCCGATGAACCCCGAAATGGGCTTTATGGTCTCTGTTTCAGCTCAGATTCGCCTGAAACAGGCATTATTACCTTCAGAGGAACCGTTGGCCTTGGCGGATGGATTGATAACTATAAAGGCGCTTTTTCCGCAGAAACAGACCAACAGAAAAATGCTCTCCGTTTCTATGAATACTGCAAGAAAAAATTTGGCTTTTCAAACTTTGATTTAGCAGGCCATTCTAAAGGCGGCAATGATGCGCAGTATATCACTATTCTAAACGGCGAGTGTGTCAATCAATGTGTCAGCTTTAACAGCCCCGGTTTTTCAGCTGATTTTATCGGCAAATATTATCATCAAATCAAAAAAAACAGGGAAAAGATCACGGCCTATGAGGGCGCTTATGATATCGTCAATATATTGCTGACCAGCATTGCCGGAAAGCGGCTGGTCATTGAAACCGGCTCAAAAACACCCAAAAACAATCATAAGCCTAATCATATTCTCAATGCGTTTGGACATATTGGCCTTCCTGGAAAACGCCATCCCCTCTACAACAGCATCCAAAACATGACAGTTGCCATGACCTTTGCTGTCTTCCAGGCCAAAAGAAATTTAAAACGTAAAAACAAAAAAAATCCTGCATAG